In Ruminiclostridium papyrosolvens DSM 2782, the following proteins share a genomic window:
- the disA gene encoding DNA integrity scanning diadenylate cyclase DisA → MRLERLKNDSFLDVLRMMAPGTSLREGLENILKAKTGALIVIGDSPEVIKIVDGGFTINKPYTSSHLYELAKMDGAIIVSKDLKVILYANALLIPDASIVTTETGTRHKTAERFAKQTGEIVLCISQRRNVITLYKDNRKYILRDTSTILTRANQALQTLEKYKSVLDAGIKNLNVMELEDIVTLNDVAYVIQRTEMVMRIVDEIDRYICELGNEGRLISMQLEELLQNVENNVWLVIEDYQIKKDGQNTNDIIKQLRSLSNDDLVELASVTKLLGFSGAAVSLDTAVSPRGYRMLSRLPKLPVTIMKNIIGEFQNLQGVVKASIEDLDKVEGIGEVRAKSITEGLSRIKEQTIMDKRSIY, encoded by the coding sequence ATGAGGTTGGAGAGATTAAAAAATGACAGCTTTTTAGATGTTTTAAGGATGATGGCACCGGGAACTTCACTCCGAGAGGGTCTGGAAAACATATTAAAGGCAAAAACCGGTGCCTTGATTGTAATCGGGGACTCTCCAGAGGTAATAAAGATAGTTGATGGCGGATTTACCATAAACAAACCTTATACCTCATCACACCTTTATGAACTTGCAAAAATGGACGGAGCAATAATAGTCAGTAAGGATTTAAAGGTAATTTTGTATGCAAATGCACTCCTTATACCTGATGCCAGTATAGTAACCACTGAAACAGGAACCAGACATAAAACGGCAGAAAGATTTGCAAAACAGACAGGTGAGATTGTTTTATGTATTTCCCAAAGACGAAATGTTATTACCCTTTACAAGGATAACAGGAAATATATATTAAGGGATACATCAACAATACTGACCCGTGCAAATCAGGCATTGCAGACTCTGGAGAAGTACAAAAGCGTACTTGATGCAGGAATAAAGAATTTAAATGTAATGGAATTAGAAGATATAGTTACACTCAACGATGTGGCATATGTTATTCAAAGGACTGAAATGGTAATGCGGATAGTTGACGAGATTGACAGGTATATTTGTGAGCTGGGCAATGAAGGAAGACTTATAAGCATGCAGTTAGAAGAACTTCTTCAGAATGTTGAGAACAATGTATGGCTTGTTATTGAGGATTACCAAATAAAAAAAGACGGGCAAAATACAAATGATATAATAAAACAGCTTCGCAGTTTGTCAAACGATGACCTTGTAGAACTTGCAAGCGTTACAAAACTATTAGGCTTCTCAGGAGCCGCAGTTTCGCTGGATACTGCTGTTTCACCAAGAGGCTACAGAATGTTGAGCCGTCTGCCAAAACTTCCTGTTACCATAATGAAAAATATAATTGGTGAGTTTCAGAATCTTCAGGGTGTAGTTAAGGCAAGTATAGAAGATTTGGATAAAGTTGAAGGCATCGGGGAAGTGCGGGCAAAATCCATTACAGAAGGCCTTTCGAGAATAAAGGAGCAGACTATAATGGATAAAAGGTCAATATATTAG